One stretch of Patescibacteria group bacterium DNA includes these proteins:
- a CDS encoding HD domain-containing protein, with the protein MEISLSKINSRTAGFNESEILVLKKYKEIDEIFKKFPYNGKFQEEKIITSKKCRDFFSSSIKMNEKDWEILTMIRLFDEQTYEHSVGAFMIARDKIENALENGSIIKKGIEDEVGNIEIFYRACLFHDVGKTTIPKFILRNDLTDKDWAERFYKAMKKQKNKLCFTTKKYLKKYNIFHFADKIAYADSSNRILEILGEKKIRPAQVFPIKYGASKGELKRLKKDYNIDHDVSLKDLMHSHEKESYNILFLLGYKKEALIAGNHGHGGHTFSDNVSRAYSSMRVGSRMSDIVDLIYLADIQDSLGNDRYYHKSFTKLKIMAFLVDDVDRGIIDKTVGCLWVGDEFEKLKKDKKFQETVKSLDKNIDDLNEKELEIVKDLKLVKNFLESLCILEKK; encoded by the coding sequence ATGGAAATATCTTTGAGTAAAATAAATTCAAGAACGGCTGGTTTTAATGAGTCAGAGATTTTAGTTTTAAAAAAATACAAAGAAATTGATGAGATATTTAAAAAATTTCCCTACAATGGAAAATTTCAAGAAGAGAAAATAATAACTAGTAAAAAATGCAGGGATTTCTTTAGTTCTTCGATTAAGATGAATGAAAAAGACTGGGAAATATTGACCATGATTCGTCTCTTTGATGAACAGACATATGAACATTCCGTGGGGGCATTTATGATAGCTAGGGATAAGATAGAAAATGCATTAGAGAATGGATCTATTATTAAAAAAGGAATAGAAGATGAAGTCGGTAATATTGAAATTTTTTATAGAGCTTGTTTATTTCATGATGTCGGCAAGACGACAATCCCCAAATTTATTTTAAGGAACGACTTAACTGACAAGGACTGGGCAGAACGTTTTTATAAAGCAATGAAAAAACAAAAAAACAAACTTTGCTTTACTACAAAAAAATATTTAAAAAAATACAATATCTTTCATTTCGCAGATAAAATTGCTTATGCAGATAGTTCAAATAGAATATTGGAAATTTTGGGAGAAAAAAAAATAAGGCCAGCACAAGTTTTCCCTATAAAATATGGTGCAAGTAAAGGGGAATTAAAAAGATTAAAAAAAGATTACAATATTGACCACGATGTCTCCCTGAAAGATCTTATGCATTCACATGAGAAGGAGTCTTATAATATTCTTTTTTTGCTGGGCTATAAGAAAGAGGCGCTGATTGCTGGAAATCATGGACATGGAGGACACACATTTTCTGACAATGTTTCAAGGGCATATTCTTCCATGAGGGTTGGTTCGAGGATGAGTGATATAGTGGATTTAATTTATTTGGCTGACATTCAGGATTCATTGGGAAATGACAGATATTATCACAAATCCTTCACAAAATTAAAAATAATGGCTTTTTTGGTTGACGATGTTGATAGGGGAATAATTGATAAAACTGTTGGGTGTTTATGGGTAGGTGATGAGTTTGAAAAATTGAAAAAGGATAAAAAGTTCCAAGAAACAGTAAAAAGTTTAGATAAAAATATTGATGATTTGAATGAAAAAGAATTAGAAATTGTTAAAGATTTAAAATTAGTTAAAAATTTTCTCGAAAGTCTTTGTATATTAGAAAAAAAATAG
- a CDS encoding efflux RND transporter permease subunit, giving the protein MEINQRIEAELEKALEKEKKSFFGFFITNYRFTYLVLLIIFVFGFFAVSTLPREANPEIKVPYALVSIVFPGANPSDVEDSVTNKVEKEIKNLDNLKRYTSGSALGFSSIFVEFEAEADIETSIADLKDAVDLAKPELPSDASDPVVSEINFSDFPIVTYSLVGDFSDVELHKIAGFLEDEFETIKNVSRVDILGDIEREFQIIVKKDDLSKYNLSIGRIANTISLNNFNLPSGDIEIDNFNYNIRVKGRFENIDDLSNIVVASISETPIYLRDVATVIDTFKEKTTESRIGFSGTSPKNTISLQIYKKTGGNILDIVDESQYKISMLQEDNRLPENLLIQKTNDNAVFIKEDLKTLGTSALQTMFLILVILMMVLSFRGSLITAMSIPLAFLITFIIIKLQGGTINSLALFALVISLGLMVDNSIIIIEGIAEYSSKHKKNACHSSLLSVWNYKKPIISGTLTTVSAFLPMLLVSGIMGEFIQVLPKTITAALLSSLFVSLVLIPTLSSRFLKIERSKDGDSLRNKKRHLWVEARMNRIKNLYSNYLNSVLPSKKKRRRLLASVWILFVISLLVPIFGMLRVEMFPPIDNDYFVVNIKLPAGSALDITKNVASNIEKIINEIPELDNYVTNLGTSASIGMTEGASSGASSNNSHLASITVNLTDKDKRKKKSFDISSGVREEIKDIREAEVTVEEIGAGPPTGAPIEVRISGNKFKELIALGDEVKSVLSGIGGTINVVDNVSDSSGDFVFSIDRQKASFYGLTTVDVANAMRNAIFGKEASLITIDSEDVYITIKYAENDFKDIEDLKNILIFNQKGESIRLSQVADVSLEPSVLSINHLDGDQVVTINASLVEGGDLQKILTEFDEKQKNIELPEGFSIKVGGEVEDIEQSFREIFYSMILAVILIAFILVLQFNSFRQPLIILLSLPLAIIGVIFGLLILGLPFSFTAFLGIVALSGIVVNDAIVLIDKINKNINHGMEMIPAIIEGGQARMQPILLTTLTTVAGVFPLIFASELWIGLSVAVIFGLSFGSLLTLVVIPILYQGLTDKK; this is encoded by the coding sequence ATGGAAATTAATCAAAGAATTGAAGCTGAATTAGAAAAAGCTCTTGAAAAAGAAAAAAAATCTTTTTTTGGTTTTTTTATTACAAATTACAGATTTACTTACCTGGTTTTATTGATTATTTTTGTTTTCGGTTTTTTTGCTGTATCAACTCTCCCAAGGGAGGCAAACCCAGAAATAAAAGTACCCTACGCCCTTGTCTCAATAGTATTTCCTGGAGCAAATCCATCTGATGTTGAGGACTCCGTTACCAACAAAGTTGAAAAAGAAATTAAGAATCTTGATAACCTAAAAAGATACACCTCTGGATCAGCCCTCGGTTTTTCTAGTATCTTTGTAGAATTTGAAGCTGAGGCTGATATAGAAACAAGTATTGCCGACCTAAAAGATGCCGTTGACCTAGCTAAGCCTGAGCTCCCAAGTGATGCAAGTGATCCAGTTGTTTCCGAAATAAATTTTTCTGATTTCCCTATTGTTACATATTCTCTAGTTGGTGATTTTTCTGACGTTGAGCTACATAAAATAGCTGGATTTTTGGAAGACGAATTTGAAACTATCAAAAATGTTTCTCGTGTCGATATTCTAGGAGATATTGAAAGAGAATTCCAAATAATTGTAAAAAAAGACGACCTAAGTAAATACAATCTTTCTATTGGAAGGATAGCAAACACAATTTCCCTAAACAATTTTAACCTTCCAAGTGGAGATATTGAAATTGATAATTTTAATTATAATATTAGAGTAAAGGGACGTTTTGAAAACATTGATGATTTAAGTAACATTGTCGTTGCCAGTATTTCTGAAACTCCCATTTATTTGCGTGACGTTGCTACTGTAATAGACACTTTTAAAGAAAAAACAACCGAATCAAGAATTGGGTTTTCTGGAACAAGCCCAAAAAACACCATATCTCTACAAATTTATAAAAAAACGGGAGGTAATATTCTAGACATTGTTGATGAGTCACAATACAAAATATCAATGTTGCAAGAAGACAATCGTCTTCCAGAAAATCTTCTTATTCAAAAGACAAATGATAACGCCGTTTTTATAAAAGAAGATTTAAAGACTCTCGGGACAAGTGCTCTCCAGACAATGTTTTTAATCCTTGTTATTCTAATGATGGTTCTTAGTTTTCGGGGTTCCCTAATCACAGCGATGTCTATTCCTCTCGCTTTTTTAATAACTTTTATTATTATAAAACTTCAAGGTGGAACTATAAATAGCCTTGCTCTCTTTGCCCTGGTTATTTCTCTGGGACTAATGGTTGATAACTCAATTATTATTATTGAAGGAATTGCTGAATATAGTTCCAAGCACAAGAAAAATGCCTGTCACTCATCTCTTCTTTCTGTTTGGAATTATAAAAAACCAATCATTTCAGGAACTCTCACAACTGTTTCAGCTTTTCTCCCAATGCTTTTGGTTTCTGGAATTATGGGTGAATTTATCCAAGTTCTCCCAAAAACAATCACGGCCGCCCTTCTTTCCTCTCTTTTTGTGTCACTCGTTCTAATACCGACACTAAGTTCTAGATTTCTAAAAATTGAAAGATCTAAAGACGGAGACAGTCTAAGAAACAAAAAAAGACATCTCTGGGTTGAGGCAAGAATGAATAGAATAAAAAACCTTTATTCCAACTATCTTAATTCAGTCCTTCCAAGTAAGAAAAAAAGAAGAAGACTACTGGCTAGCGTCTGGATTCTCTTTGTGATTAGTCTCTTGGTTCCTATTTTTGGAATGCTTAGAGTTGAAATGTTCCCACCGATTGATAATGACTATTTCGTTGTTAACATCAAGCTCCCTGCTGGCTCTGCCCTCGATATCACAAAGAACGTTGCTAGTAATATAGAAAAAATAATAAATGAAATTCCTGAGCTTGATAATTATGTTACAAACCTTGGAACAAGCGCTTCTATCGGGATGACTGAAGGAGCAAGCTCTGGTGCTAGCTCAAACAACTCCCATCTAGCTTCAATCACAGTTAACTTAACTGACAAAGATAAAAGGAAAAAGAAAAGTTTTGACATATCTTCCGGAGTTCGAGAAGAAATAAAAGATATTAGAGAGGCTGAAGTGACTGTTGAGGAAATAGGAGCAGGACCTCCTACGGGTGCACCGATTGAAGTCCGTATTTCCGGTAATAAATTCAAGGAACTAATCGCGCTTGGTGATGAAGTCAAGTCAGTTTTAAGCGGAATAGGCGGGACAATAAATGTTGTAGATAATGTTTCTGATTCAAGTGGAGATTTTGTATTTTCCATAGATAGACAAAAGGCAAGTTTTTACGGTCTAACAACAGTTGATGTTGCCAATGCGATGAGAAATGCAATTTTTGGAAAAGAAGCTTCTTTAATCACTATCGATTCAGAGGATGTTTATATCACTATAAAATATGCTGAAAATGATTTTAAAGATATTGAAGATTTGAAAAACATTTTAATATTTAACCAAAAAGGAGAATCAATAAGATTGAGCCAGGTTGCTGATGTTAGTCTTGAACCTTCTGTCTTAAGTATCAACCATTTGGATGGTGATCAAGTTGTAACCATAAATGCCTCTTTAGTTGAAGGGGGTGATTTACAAAAAATACTAACTGAATTTGATGAGAAGCAAAAAAATATAGAATTGCCTGAAGGATTCAGCATTAAAGTCGGAGGAGAAGTTGAAGACATTGAACAATCTTTTAGAGAAATATTTTATTCAATGATTTTGGCTGTCATTCTCATTGCCTTTATTTTAGTATTACAATTTAATTCCTTTAGACAACCATTAATTATTCTCCTTTCTTTACCGTTGGCAATAATTGGAGTAATTTTTGGTCTTCTTATTCTTGGTCTTCCCTTCTCATTCACAGCCTTTTTGGGAATTGTTGCCCTATCAGGGATTGTTGTTAATGATGCTATTGTTTTGATTGATAAAATTAATAAAAATATAAACCATGGGATGGAAATGATTCCTGCCATAATTGAAGGCGGGCAAGCAAGAATGCAACCAATACTTCTAACTACTCTAACTACAGTAGCTGGTGTTTTTCCTCTTATTTTTGCTTCTGAGCTTTGGATTGGTCTCAGCGTTGCTGTTATTTTTGGCCTCAGTTTTGGCTCACTTCTCACGCTAGTTGTTATACCAATTCTCTACCAAGGACTTACTGATAAGAAATAA
- a CDS encoding RNA polymerase sigma factor produces MNEQDCLEKSDEELALLTAENQSYFLCIMKKYETPLMRYIRRISNFSLEEVEDVLQEVFIKVYQNINDFDKSLKFSSWIYRITHNHVISKFRKYKSRPEGSILEITEDELNNISSELDISSEVDAKINKEKLSEILNNIDQKYREVLILKFLEERDYKEISDIIKKPMGTVATLINRAKKKMAEEIEKQEIKF; encoded by the coding sequence ATGAACGAACAAGATTGTTTGGAAAAATCAGATGAGGAATTAGCTCTTTTGACGGCTGAAAACCAGAGCTATTTTTTGTGTATTATGAAAAAATATGAGACTCCACTAATGCGATACATTAGAAGAATCTCTAATTTCAGTTTAGAAGAGGTAGAAGATGTTTTACAAGAAGTTTTTATTAAGGTCTATCAAAATATTAATGATTTTGATAAATCTTTGAAATTCTCGTCTTGGATATATAGGATTACCCATAATCATGTTATTTCAAAATTTAGAAAATATAAATCAAGACCAGAAGGATCAATTCTCGAAATAACAGAAGATGAGCTTAATAATATATCATCAGAACTAGATATCAGCAGTGAGGTGGATGCCAAAATTAATAAAGAAAAACTTTCAGAAATTTTAAACAACATTGATCAAAAATATAGAGAGGTGCTTATTCTAAAGTTTCTTGAAGAACGCGATTATAAGGAAATATCAGATATTATAAAAAAGCCGATGGGTACAGTTGCAACATTAATAAATAGGGCAAAAAAGAAAATGGCAGAGGAAATTGAGAAACAAGAAATAAAATTTTAA
- a CDS encoding ABC transporter permease: protein MKFEILKMAFESLLANKTRSFLSMLGIIIGVSTVIAVFAIGEGAKQAVDDQFAGLSAKSVMVMGVGGRGATASTKLSIDDVDALKEGSVYIGEATGMIQSNGSISYNSIDSSYSIIGVDADFFGISNLELSSGRFFTEEEEKEKYIILGSDLYDNFFEEGENAIGAEMTVNQKKMEVIGVLKETGSTLGRLSKDEAIYIPYKIALSSILGSGGQIMLTLEADSVENVTLATEEATEILREEHGLRSSQDDDFRIMDAGSMVGAAQDSASLMSTILTLVAAITLLVSGIGIMNVMFVTVAERTKEIGIAKAIGGKQIDILGQFLMESVILSTFGGLIGVIIGQTAVPIISNLNILAMSASVTGPILGFSFSALVGITFGFYPALKASRLDPVDALRSE from the coding sequence ATGAAATTTGAAATATTAAAAATGGCATTCGAATCATTGCTCGCCAATAAAACCAGAAGTTTCCTTTCAATGCTAGGAATAATTATTGGAGTCTCAACCGTTATTGCAGTTTTCGCAATTGGTGAAGGCGCAAAGCAAGCGGTTGATGATCAGTTTGCAGGTCTTAGCGCAAAATCTGTTATGGTAATGGGTGTGGGTGGAAGAGGTGCTACTGCTAGCACAAAATTAAGTATCGATGATGTAGATGCCTTAAAAGAAGGCTCTGTCTATATCGGAGAGGCAACAGGGATGATTCAGTCCAATGGATCAATTAGTTACAATTCTATTGATAGCTCATACTCTATTATCGGGGTTGATGCTGACTTCTTTGGAATATCGAATTTAGAATTAAGTAGCGGACGTTTTTTTACTGAAGAAGAAGAAAAAGAAAAGTATATTATTTTGGGTAGTGATTTGTATGATAATTTTTTTGAAGAAGGAGAAAATGCTATTGGTGCTGAGATGACTGTAAATCAAAAAAAGATGGAAGTTATCGGTGTCTTGAAAGAAACAGGGAGCACTCTTGGGAGATTAAGCAAAGACGAAGCAATTTACATTCCTTATAAAATAGCTCTCTCAAGTATTTTGGGAAGCGGAGGACAGATCATGTTAACATTAGAAGCTGATTCAGTGGAAAATGTTACCCTGGCCACTGAAGAGGCAACAGAAATATTAAGGGAAGAGCATGGACTGCGATCTTCTCAGGATGATGATTTTCGTATAATGGATGCCGGTTCTATGGTCGGAGCAGCTCAAGATTCAGCAAGTTTAATGTCGACAATTCTAACTCTTGTGGCAGCTATTACCTTGCTTGTTTCTGGTATTGGTATTATGAATGTTATGTTTGTAACTGTTGCTGAGCGTACAAAAGAGATTGGAATAGCAAAAGCAATTGGAGGGAAACAAATAGATATTTTAGGACAATTCTTAATGGAGTCAGTTATTCTCTCTACTTTTGGAGGACTAATCGGTGTTATTATAGGACAAACCGCTGTGCCAATTATTTCAAATCTAAACATCCTAGCAATGTCTGCCTCTGTTACAGGACCAATTCTTGGTTTTTCATTTTCAGCACTTGTCGGAATAACTTTTGGTTTTTATCCTGCTTTAAAGGCGAGCCGACTTGATCCTGTGGACGCGCTTAGAAGTGAATAA
- a CDS encoding efflux RND transporter periplasmic adaptor subunit, giving the protein MTSIIEESSKAKQSGVFGFWRNKKVIYGFVVLIIIGGGYYFYPKGGSSSETQEVVKKDWTVKQGDITVSIESDGQVVAKDGVELSFSVSGDNLEVDEVFIKEGDMISKGDKIASVKTESLDFSLRSAWSSYQSSLADYNETMDGATKEQISSAQDKITNAEISLEQSRISLENIKQNTEDSIYTAQQKVDDAKERLDDNSNINESEDVRDSYESLVDMIKAINISLDSMLTDSDEILGVDQKSLNDDYENNLGAKDTVSLGKAKTSYLTSKSASIELNSLVLPVNIRSDYNEIDNAADQTVLALEEFEKHLYDMKIMLNASVTSVDFSQNQLESLISLITSNRTNINTKITSINSKIRSVDDIKDNLNDYSSDYNDTLRDLTNTKADGERDIRNAETSLVSREISLDQAKRDYDDLVAPLTEAELASARSRLTSSSISLEKAQYELDKSILTSPIDGQVVQMNYGAGDIIITADKKAVATIINNNTLFIEVNIEEADISTLEVGQKTYANFDALNDLRLEGEISFISLTSETSNNGIVTYLVRVLFSKGENQIREGMTATIEFVTSETKDVLLVPVSSVRNVGGKPSVQMESEEWQAVVTGFTDGDKVEVISGLNSGDKIIY; this is encoded by the coding sequence ATGACATCAATTATTGAAGAAAGTAGCAAAGCAAAGCAAAGCGGAGTGTTTGGTTTTTGGAGGAATAAAAAAGTTATTTATGGGTTTGTTGTTTTGATTATTATTGGAGGTGGATATTATTTTTATCCCAAGGGTGGCTCATCTTCAGAAACACAAGAAGTAGTGAAGAAAGATTGGACCGTAAAACAAGGGGACATAACAGTCTCAATCGAATCAGATGGTCAGGTTGTGGCAAAAGATGGTGTAGAACTTAGTTTTTCTGTCTCAGGGGACAACTTGGAAGTAGACGAGGTTTTTATCAAAGAAGGCGACATGATCTCCAAGGGAGATAAAATTGCCTCTGTAAAAACAGAAAGTCTTGATTTTAGTTTGAGAAGTGCTTGGAGTTCATACCAATCTTCCCTTGCCGACTATAATGAAACCATGGATGGTGCAACAAAAGAACAAATTTCAAGTGCACAAGATAAAATAACTAATGCTGAAATTTCCTTGGAACAATCTAGAATTAGTTTGGAAAATATTAAGCAAAATACGGAAGACAGTATTTACACAGCTCAGCAAAAAGTAGATGATGCAAAAGAAAGATTAGACGATAATTCAAATATTAATGAGAGTGAAGATGTTAGAGATTCTTATGAGAGTTTAGTCGATATGATAAAAGCAATAAACATTTCACTGGATAGCATGTTAACAGATTCAGATGAAATCTTAGGTGTTGATCAAAAAAGTTTGAACGATGATTATGAAAATAATCTAGGGGCAAAAGATACAGTCTCTCTAGGGAAAGCAAAGACTAGTTACCTCACTTCAAAATCAGCAAGCATAGAATTAAATTCCCTTGTGCTCCCAGTTAATATTAGAAGTGATTATAATGAGATAGACAATGCAGCTGACCAAACAGTCTTGGCATTAGAAGAATTTGAAAAGCATTTATATGATATGAAAATAATGCTCAATGCATCTGTTACCAGTGTTGATTTTTCTCAAAATCAGTTAGAGTCATTAATATCACTAATTACCTCAAATAGAACAAATATAAATACAAAAATAACAAGTATTAATTCAAAAATTAGAAGTGTCGATGATATAAAGGATAATTTAAATGACTATTCGTCTGACTATAATGATACTTTGAGAGATTTGACTAACACTAAAGCTGATGGCGAAAGAGATATTAGAAATGCAGAGACCAGTTTAGTTAGCAGGGAAATTTCCCTAGATCAGGCAAAAAGAGATTACGATGATTTGGTTGCTCCATTAACAGAGGCTGAATTGGCATCAGCTAGGTCAAGACTAACAAGTTCTTCAATATCTCTCGAAAAAGCACAATATGAATTAGATAAATCTATTTTAACTTCACCAATTGATGGGCAAGTAGTTCAGATGAATTACGGGGCTGGTGATATTATTATTACAGCAGATAAAAAGGCGGTTGCTACTATCATAAACAACAATACACTGTTTATTGAGGTAAATATAGAAGAAGCAGATATTTCAACACTCGAAGTCGGTCAAAAAACTTATGCGAATTTTGATGCGCTAAATGATTTAAGACTCGAAGGAGAAATTAGTTTTATTTCCCTAACTTCAGAAACAAGCAATAACGGGATAGTAACATACCTGGTTAGAGTTTTATTCTCTAAGGGTGAAAATCAAATTAGGGAAGGAATGACAGCGACTATAGAATTTGTGACATCTGAAACCAAAGATGTCTTATTGGTCCCAGTCAGTTCAGTTAGAAATGTAGGAGGAAAACCTTCTGTTCAGATGGAAAGTGAAGAGTGGCAAGCTGTTGTAACTGGATTTACCGATGGAGATAAGGTTGAAGTCATTAGCGGTCTAAATAGCGGAGATAAGATAATATATTAA
- a CDS encoding VTT domain-containing protein has protein sequence MNRKVKEILVFTLIVFLFVLASFLARDFYETIAEVEILENWYGKIIYIVITLLAVLVAPISTLPLLPFAVVLWGPIQAAILTMLGWTAGSFLVFYLSRRYGKKIVGKFVDIQKIESWEEMLPKKNIFWTVVFLRFILPVDVLSYALGLFSKMSIQTYLLATVIGLIPFVLFFAYFSKIPIVFQSIAIVFIVLILFKFYKKIREKFLINHRNS, from the coding sequence ATGAACAGAAAAGTAAAAGAAATTTTAGTATTCACATTGATAGTATTCTTGTTTGTTTTAGCATCTTTTTTGGCCAGGGATTTTTATGAGACAATAGCTGAGGTAGAAATCTTGGAAAATTGGTATGGTAAGATTATCTATATAGTAATTACTCTCCTTGCAGTTTTAGTGGCGCCAATTTCAACTCTTCCTCTTCTTCCTTTCGCAGTGGTTCTTTGGGGCCCAATTCAGGCGGCAATACTTACAATGCTTGGGTGGACAGCTGGTTCATTTTTAGTTTTTTATTTATCCAGAAGATATGGGAAAAAAATAGTAGGGAAGTTTGTTGACATTCAAAAAATTGAAAGCTGGGAGGAAATGTTGCCAAAAAAGAATATATTCTGGACTGTGGTCTTTCTTCGTTTTATTTTGCCTGTTGATGTACTCAGCTATGCTCTTGGATTGTTCTCAAAAATGAGTATTCAAACATATCTACTCGCTACGGTCATCGGTTTAATTCCTTTTGTTTTGTTTTTTGCCTACTTTTCAAAAATACCAATTGTTTTTCAATCAATTGCTATTGTGTTTATAGTATTAATATTATTTAAATTTTACAAAAAAATTAGGGAAAAATTTTTGATAAATCACAGAAATAGCTAG
- a CDS encoding ABC transporter ATP-binding protein, with the protein MKEKIAIQLKNVHKSYFLSNEEEIPVLKGIDLEIKAGEFVALMGESGGGKTTLLNIIGCLHPLSDGEYYLDGENIGEVRDDYTLAFIRNKKMGFIFQQFNLLTRSSALKNVALPALYAGMEKAERMQKAKELLENVGLGERIQHKPTELSGGQQQRVAISRALINDPEIILADEPTGALDSSSGIEIMDIFKKFKERGKTVVMVTHTAEVAKYADRIIYLRDGKVVDNNYKLKSTY; encoded by the coding sequence ATGAAAGAAAAAATAGCAATACAATTAAAAAATGTTCATAAATCATATTTTCTTAGTAATGAAGAAGAAATTCCTGTCTTAAAAGGGATAGATCTTGAAATAAAAGCTGGAGAGTTTGTAGCCTTGATGGGTGAGTCAGGTGGCGGGAAAACCACACTCCTGAATATTATTGGTTGTTTACACCCCCTGTCTGATGGCGAATATTATTTGGATGGTGAAAATATAGGAGAAGTTAGAGATGATTATACCTTAGCTTTTATTCGTAACAAAAAAATGGGATTTATTTTCCAACAATTTAACCTACTCACTAGGTCAAGTGCTTTAAAGAATGTCGCTCTCCCTGCTCTATACGCGGGAATGGAAAAAGCGGAAAGAATGCAAAAAGCTAAGGAGCTTTTGGAAAATGTTGGTTTAGGAGAAAGAATTCAACATAAGCCAACTGAACTTTCAGGCGGACAACAGCAGAGGGTTGCTATATCAAGGGCCTTGATAAATGATCCAGAGATAATACTGGCTGATGAACCAACGGGAGCGCTTGATTCTAGCTCTGGTATTGAAATTATGGATATTTTTAAGAAGTTCAAAGAAAGAGGAAAAACTGTTGTTATGGTTACCCATACCGCAGAGGTTGCTAAATATGCTGATAGGATAATCTATCTTCGAGATGGGAAGGTTGTCGATAATAATTATAAATTAAAATCTACTTACTAA
- a CDS encoding metallophosphoesterase, producing MVFKFISFFGIAIIILIVSNIPIYLALVKFFSIEKKASKHLLFYSLPLLAVSFILASLLIHKYDNLFTKTFYYISSLWMGMMVSLLIFSILGFIIYFSASILKINVNLSYLAYLIIFLSFIWFGFSYLNARHPVVKNIEVKIKNLPSTWEGKTIVQLSDIHIGIIHGKKYMDYIATLVDEINPDLVLITGDLFDGAGDDIEHSILPINKVVPEYGIYYITGNHETYLGVDKSLNALKNTKIIHLPYKTVNLDGLQLTGVDYPAPGKAISLDDIFDKIDKNVPSIVMTHEPIKIDYFKNTGTNLQLAGHTHHGQMFPFNFFTKIIYRGYDYGLFTDGAYNLYTTSGAGTWGPPLRSFGPSEIVAIKVTKE from the coding sequence ATGGTTTTTAAATTTATTTCATTCTTTGGAATTGCAATTATTATCTTAATAGTTAGCAATATTCCCATATATCTTGCTTTGGTTAAATTTTTTTCTATTGAGAAGAAGGCCAGCAAACATCTTTTATTCTATTCCTTGCCTCTTTTAGCGGTTTCTTTTATTTTGGCTAGTTTGTTAATCCACAAATATGACAATCTTTTTACCAAAACATTTTACTATATTAGCTCCCTCTGGATGGGAATGATGGTTAGTCTTTTGATATTTTCCATTTTGGGTTTTATAATATATTTCTCAGCCAGCATACTAAAAATTAATGTCAATCTAAGCTACTTGGCTTATTTAATAATATTTTTATCTTTTATATGGTTTGGTTTTTCTTATCTAAATGCCAGACATCCCGTGGTAAAAAATATTGAAGTTAAAATAAAAAATCTTCCTAGTACCTGGGAAGGGAAAACCATTGTACAATTATCCGATATTCATATTGGTATTATCCATGGAAAAAAATACATGGACTACATAGCCACCCTAGTAGATGAAATAAATCCTGACCTTGTTCTTATTACGGGTGATTTGTTTGATGGCGCTGGCGATGATATAGAGCATAGTATTCTACCCATAAATAAAGTGGTGCCAGAATATGGAATTTATTATATTACTGGAAACCATGAAACATATTTAGGGGTTGATAAATCACTCAATGCACTAAAAAATACTAAAATAATTCATCTTCCCTATAAGACAGTCAATCTTGATGGTCTTCAGTTAACAGGAGTCGATTATCCAGCGCCAGGGAAAGCAATTAGCCTTGATGATATTTTTGATAAAATTGATAAAAATGTCCCCAGCATTGTCATGACACATGAACCGATTAAAATTGATTACTTCAAAAATACAGGAACCAACCTTCAGCTAGCAGGGCATACTCACCATGGCCAAATGTTTCCTTTTAATTTCTTTACTAAAATTATCTATAGGGGATATGACTATGGTCTTTTTACTGACGGAGCTTATAATCTCTATACCACAAGTGGCGCTGGAACATGGGGTCCTCCCTTAAGGAGTTTCGGTCCCTCAGAAATTGTTGCAATTAAAGTTACAAAGGAATAA